ctcctcgtcaccactagaggaatgttcgttacgtcggattcgtcgctgcaactagaaacaaatttgtccgccatcatcgccgccattcagtactaagcactgagccggttgtttccttgtagtgacgtcacgcacacaatatgctagatttccgggatctcgggggcgggtcgttttagcgtgccaatcgatccaaatttctatcattttcttggtgttgcgatgtgtgtaattacacgaagtggcatgatatgaatccaaaaggcatgcgtttatggataaatgatggaatattagcattccccaggtgttgtcataccctttaaggagGCAGCTTGCCGGCTTCAATATCGTACAGATCCGTTgtttggcagcattttgggtgCGCTTATATGGTATCCTCACTCGTACATGTTCAACAAAGATTGTCTTTCCGGATACGtacaacaaagtccgccaaTATATTATTGTCGACTTGGCTGCGACGAATAACCCTGCTTTGACAACAGacaggttaagaccgtgggtGACAGAGAGCTAACTCGCAGTTACATGATGAACTATGAGTGACAAATTAAGAacgctgtacttcaaactcgtcctgtttatgaaagtcgattgtcaaatgttggtgttgtgcagtgatgagcagatgtgacttctgtggcgtttgttaactttttttaatgcctcaaaacagtcgcgcgcacacactgatatcatcaaatagcaacctagatgtgctacgttaaaTCCCATGctattggctgcgtgagccctgagtgatcatgggacgcgtggtccatacagtggggagaacaagtatttgatacactgccaatgggttttcccatatcaaatacttgttctccccactgtatactacattgatgaattcaaaaccgccatgactgaatggaagttaagcagaataaatcaatccatacctatagaccctactcaccaatgtcacaaaatgacgtgtcgctgtatccggccaccatattgtccgtcattgtttagccctattctcaatggtttcaattagtcgtgcaatttatagagcaattcatggaagccccggtgttatctgacgctgtaaattcattggatgcgttgcataaaaggcgttatgtggaaaagcttcagtttatccattcgccagatccatatttgatgcctaaatcgatgtttttttgacccgctgtcttcgccgtctctgcctgacatctgctaccctgatatctacaactatcttgtccacagaaactcagcctattctcaagaAACTttgaaaactttaagagcagcactctaagcaacattaccccgtgtgaccctttacttccaattttctaaaatggcgacaatcaattaaaaaaaaaaaaaaaaaaaagttgactgcgacgcgtcaaggatagatgcatattggactatttcttcaataaaatacacaacagtgtctgcctcatttgcaaagagacagtcgcggaagatacgcaacgagaaattaaagcaacttgaagctaatttaatttcacagcagcagtatttcgcaagagcccgagggtcgaaagagaacgccacaaaggcaagattgttgaaattatgaattaaaaataataataataaagcaaatgtgacacacagaagggcttgctaaaatttctttaaatgtattgttctacgtaaaacaGCCCAGGTAGccgcccacatttttaccacaccaaatctggccccctttgcaaaaagtttggacacccctgttttacCAATGATCCGTAGacaaggccagcttctttcacttgttaccagctaaatattattcaaaaaataaagatggtggaagaaataagcatcttgaatttgaagcggtatgttgtcggcgattatcctagcaatgatcttaattgtggttgtcaggccaaaaccctcaaaatatatattaaatgcatcttaccagatataaaatgactactacataatctgtggtaatcgtttgcagcccagttttctcgtcgagttgcagcagtccatctcgctctcctctccgggtctctcggaatacggtagaacttcaagtctctccgtcgatcttctgttattgcaaccgaccgccacacacgccttcgccattttgattattaatgttaacgagcagaaaaacacgccataataggaggaatttacgtagcggtaatgcatcaacacgacgagttgacggacaatatggcgcgggggcgtggttgtgacgtcatgtgagtacggTCTatagactatagataatgctgcaaatattgttaattcagtacgtaacacagatggactttaaaatatcctaatgataacctttgtttttgtttttgttttttttaccagaAGGGGCAAAAGCATTAGCTGTTTAAAAGGCAGTACGCATTTCTCTcatcaatacaataaaatttgaactggtggaatgaattccacattttctggaaacaaacaaagtgtctttagaaatcagacttattgtaaccaatatactttgttttcacagatttcggtactattttgcatgtttgtagtgttaccgcatgGTTTTACATGTTCTGCTTCTGGAGTAACTTCTGTACACCACCAAACGACGCACAAATGGACATGGAAATTTAGCGAATTTGCTAACTAGCATAAAACTCGTCACTAACTTGTAACATCTCTAAAACCACAACAattaaggctaaacagtacaatagggttcatgtactcacctcttatagacgcacacaggtCTTAGCTACATACTAGGgacattttccaattaacatgacttgaacctacagctggacaactgaaaggcaaAGAGCAACACATTTTCTCTTCCCCTTTCGCTCTAAAAATTAACTTGCGTACAGAAGAGGATCCAAAGCGTGACCgccgggtccctgcctgtctcatacattaAATTTATTTTCGAGTCTTTTGAACAGGAGTAAATCTCGCTCAGTAACTTCAGCTGCAGCCATTCTAACCTTTTGCGTCCCTTAAGGTGTCCGgggggcagacgtgtcttgaattttgttctGCTAGCAGCAGCTGTCattaagttattagggaaaatcatcgtttttgaacatttgtgaatcttaatcgaatcgtcacgtgtcgaatcttgATGAATCTAATCATCGATTTATTTGCACACCGctagtcatatgtcgagacaaatgatgtgtcaaattttgcattggatgtcgaaaggatcgtatgttgaTGTGTGTGTAACTTATTTAATATAGTGTAGATCCGCCTTTTGCCGCAATAAagcctcaattctccgaggTGTTTAtacatacaacttgtgaattgtttccaaaggacttttaagccattcttcagttaaaATACCCTCTAACGCTTTTCGATACGATGGCGCAGGAAATCGGCATCTTAATTGAATCTCGAAaactgtcaaggtaccactgtacctttAAATGTCATTGGAGTATTGGGACAAATAGCAATAAGAGGCTGGAAAAGTTTATtgtaaattacaaattatttttcttttttaaagaaagaaaatcTGATTTTAGGATGATAAAATTGTTGCAGGAAAAAGATGTTGCTAAATGCTCACCTAACAGCTGGGTGAACAACAACTGTTGTTGTCATGGCAACCCAAATCAAACTTAAATCTATTTAAATTGAAtgtgaaaatgctaaaatgcGTGTCTCCTCATGAAGGTTATGTGTGCGAGCGCAAAGACTTGCTGGTGAACAGCTGCTGCAACGTCAACGCTCCGCGAACGAGGCAGCACGTCTGCAAAAGCTGCCTGGCCAGTGGCTGCTGCAGCGTTTATGAGTACTGCGTGTCCTGTTGCCTCCGGCCAGATAAGGTAACCTCTTCACACACATTTCTGTTTGGAGACATATTCTACTCGATTTGAATGTGAAATTACGGTCTATAAAAATTACAATTCAGCGGAATAAAGTCACGTTTGAAGAAGTTGTCATCAGGGTTTATTCTCCAAAATAGTAATGTTACAGGAatacaacttattttttttcggaattttttttattcttgttCACATTAAAAATTACAATCTTTCAATaaagatgtgtttttcaagaaaaaggaTGCACTCTTCGACTATGTTAACActtaaagtggggcaaataagtatttagtcaaccactaattgagcaagttctcccacttgaaaatattacagaggcctgcaattgtcaacatgggtaatcctcaaccatgagagacagaatgtggaaaaaaaaaacagaaaatcacattgtttgattttttaaaagaatttatttgcaaatcatggtggaaaataagtatttggtcagtaccaaaagttcatctcaatactttgttatgtagcctttgttggcaatagcggaggccaacattttctgtaactcttcacaagcttttcacacactgttgctggtattttggtatattattacagaaaacgtctgtcttttttttccctcacagcatttgaaagttaaagttgtataatgttACACTCTTATGTcggtgaaatttaaaaaaaaaaaaaaaaaaaaaggaaaaaccagTTCAATTCAGTCAATCAGTTAACATAAATGTGTAGAACGTGAAAAGTAACTAACCTtttctgagtaactaattactcttgcaattaggtaactgagttactaactcactttttgggacaagtaatttgtaactgcaactaattacttttttaacgcaagcttaacaacactggtcttagATCCCTCCTCCAGCAAGCCGAGCCTATGTTTGCACCATCAATATGCTTGAACATAAAACCATGATGACCCTTGTGTGAAATCAACATCAGCAGTCTGGAAATATATGGCTATCAGTATTTAATCATGTAAAGAAACTGGGAAaaatgaaattgtttttttatagTGGGTGGGTCACACTCATATGAGAATGAAGTCATTATTTTGACAAAGTCGTAATCTTGGACGACTAAATGACTTTCCATGTTTTGTATGCAGGTCTATATTTTTGggacttaaaaaaattgtatGTTAAAAGACGCGTTTGGATTTTTATCCTCTCATTTTAGCAAGCTCTCCTGGAACGCTTTCTGAACCGTGCTGCCGAAGGCTTCCAGAACCTGTTCACTGCTGTGGAGGATGTCTTTGAGCTGTGCTTGGCCAAGTGTCGCACCTCCTCCCAAGTAAAAGCCTCTTTGTTGTTTGGGTCCACAACCTtccttttttaaacaaaacaaacattttcaaaatgcaaatgaatgtctgattttgtcatacATATATTCAATAAGTATGCCAAATTAAAACAGTTCATTTAAAGATGCActtataataatacattttatttatatcatTAGGaggcttgtttaaaaatatttgtcTTATTCTCCAACAGATTTTATCATCTTTTTAGGAAAATCCAAGAAAAATATTATTTGTGTAAATGGTTGGGTAGCAATGCACAGCAGAGAAGCGaaatatggcaatatttttGCTTATTTGGCCGACAGCCAGGACAAGCAAGTATTCTTAAAATATGGTGAAAGACCTTGCAGAATGGctattaaaagtattttttttttttttttttggtggcgtCTCTTCAGTGCGCCGCACAacccaaaccgtttgaccaaCCATCACCGTTGAAATATGAagatgaccggaattttcacgcgatgcagggaatttttcaaatgaccccccaaaattttccgtttgcccgtaaacgcAGGTTATATGGGGGGGGGGAGAATCTAAATGTATTTAGTaccacaatttttgaccaaatcgcataatttacaCTTCAAAAATTTCAGGACAGTTAGGGGTATAAAGGTTGTTCACAAAAATTTCCAAAACACAGTTCCCCCAAAATTcaccaaaaacttgcccatttatTTCtgatgggatgccattgaccgccatgtacgtccaaatgttcaattaattttcaatggcagaaatccatgtgtggttgtgatttttttttttttaccagaaaCTTAttgttacagcccattgacattcaactggcacccaagtaagtcgTTGCCATTGGCAGcatgcaacaggacgtgtcctcgaaatgtccccaaattaaccgGACATGACCTGATGTCAATCGAACGTGTTcccgaaatgtccctaaatcaacaggaagtgacctgatatcaacaggacgtgtccccgaatcaAACAGTAGTGACCTGATAGATTTAGATCTACCACAGCGAAGCACTATCATAATTTCTCCATAAATTGCCGTTTCAAGTTTGTTCTAAGCTATTTTGTTCCTCACTGCTTGTGTCTGTCGAGATAAACGCAttgacaatataaaaaaaaaaattgctggacataaaagtgcaagtgtattgttaaaaaaaatgaatagtaTAATACATTGAAATTTTGAGTTGAAAGATGAATATTTTATTCTCATGAAAAGTAGTAGTCATTAAGAACTTAAAAGTAGCAAAAACAAGAACTATTTAACAATGAGCAAGGTTAACAGAGAAAACTGTGTCATTGCAGAGCGTTCAGCACGAGAACACCTACCGAAACCCTCAAGCCAAGTACTGCTACGGAGAGAGTCCGCCGGAACTCTTTCCCATCTGAACTGTTGCCACCCAGTGGAACCACGACGGCTTCCTTTTTACCATGAAAGCAGATGAACTGCCAATTTGTGATTTACACCTCATAAGTGCATCCACGCTGATTCCATCCAGTCATCCGTGATGATCTGCGGCAGCTACCGTTTGTCCAGGATCACGCAGATATCATAATTCTGGTACTTCCTCCAAAAATGTGGCAGGCAGATTTCTGATTCATTTTTGTTAATACCCAGAAATGGGTATCAATTAATATTGATAGGACAAAATGAAGGCAATACTATTTACACCATAATAAGACATTTTTGGGGTAAAGCACAGTTGTGCAATTGAGGGGGAAAAACATTGAAGGATTAAGAGAtcaattgctcttttttttgtgagctatgtttttttaaatctgttcGGGATAGGAGGATGGAAAACGTACAATTGAGAGGCATTTTTTGTTGAAGAAAATGAAGAAATTAACATTGTGACAAAAATGATAGGCCATTGTGATGATCCGCAGTACCATCAAAAGATTTGGCCAAAGATAAGACTTCATTCTCAAGACATTAATGTTGTTATCACTCATTCATtaacaatttattaattttcacTTTTAATGCGAACTCACAAACAAAAATGCCCCACCAGATAAATATAAGCAAATCCACCACTAAGGTGATGCAATATTTTTATATCGGTCCCTCCTTGATGAAGGTCTACCTCCTCTTGAGGGCCATCACTTATGAAGCAAAATATATTTCAGTATACAGGGAGTCCTCCAGTTACAAACGACATACATTCCGACATTGGCGAGGTGACCCGAATTTCCCGTTAAAGTCACAattacgtcaaaatattacgtataaaaaaagtaaaatactgTTACGAATTGGGTCGCATGCATTCTTCAGGTTGCAATGTTGATGTGTGGCTATTGTGTTTTAAATGCTGTCACTAAACGCAGCGCTTGACTGGAGTGTGAGTGAGGGAGGGAGAGAGGGGTGGAAGACTGTTCGTTTTTGTAGGCTACGGCTTAACAGTAGTCGTGTTCCCTGCTGTCTCTTGCAAATAAAGTATTGAAAATGAACAAAGCTAGTGTTGTCCTTGTAAATGCTACAatacattcaaataaaaaaaaggtgCTGTACTTGGCATTACTGCTATGAGGTGGATGAAGAAGAATGGGAGGAGGGGCTAAATGGCAGATGAGGCACAGGCTTCCTCGGTCGAGGGCATCGTAACCGGAGGATATCGGAAAATATCGCGCAACACATAAATATATTCCCATGTATGAGTTTTGGCTTATATGTTCGAATCGATTGCAAAACATGGAAAGGGGCAATCGTGCATATTTTGCAATCGGCACCCTTTATCGTGacatatttaaaatgtattacaaTATCATACAATGCATTGCAAGTAATACATTGGTAAATAACTTTTCCTTTCATAAGGGATCCTACGAGTTGTTTCCCAGCGTTAAGTGTATCAATGCATGTTAATGAAATGACTTGAATAAAAGTGGCTGATGAAAACATTCATGGCTCAAAGCATTGAAAAGTCTGGGAATTCAACTTTGTTGAAAATTGACCACACCAAAATGGCAGAATTCTTGTTTCTTTTTGGGCATGGCTTcatgaaatgtttttgtgacatgtggttttgtttgttttattcttGGGTCATGTCAACCAAATACAATACTGTACTGTCAAGacaaaaatgataaataatgataatataatGGAAATGTAgcccagtcaatacacacacacacaccgtaGGCTATGTGTAAACATTTTGATAAATTAATATCACAACAGTTGTCGTTGACAAGTGGTTATTCACActcaattgttattctcattcagtgttctagattgcacgcaaacaataactgaaataaactgacaaacgattcaaccagcatgtttccaaatgcagcagtttaaaactacatttcccataatgcctagcgcagctTAACTCACTGACAGGCtgtcagtgagctaagccgTCAGTgacagctaccctattagcgagcaccggtagccgaggcaaaatcaaacagtgATTACAGTTTACAATCATCAGCAGCACAATGATAGAATAGAAtatccctttattgtcattatacagttgtactacATTTGTATTTGTGAAAAAATATAAagagcaataaaaaaatgaaaatttgatAAGAATATCTTTATACTGACTTTTACATTTTGTCATCGAAAATGACAAATGTGAAATTGACCATTTTTGTCACTgacattttttcattgaaaagcaAACGAATTGACTTTTACATTTTGTCAGTAAAAAACAAAGGGAAAAAACGGGGAAAATTTTTCTTTGTCCTATTTCGCTTGTCATTGTCTTTGCTTTTGCCTTCACTTTTACTGAGAGGAATGgtttgttcaaaaattttcctcCCCCAGGAAAtagaaattttaagctttccaatgatgtatcacatatgcatatatatatacaattaagtgatagttatgaaatctgtgacttatttacagacactatttttttcattgcgatgtaatttgtttaaaagtttaaaatatgcgggtgaataattttttaaagtcgttttttttttttttttttaactaaatattagacatcaatgattgattctaagctaaaaattatagacattttgaataataaatatacgtaATTACTTACctgctttttatggctgggttgaaacaaaactgttgtgcagtgtctgtaaattggggtctccagggtaaaacggacatattaaaaccccttctaGCCTTGTGTATCACATTTAATACACtcagaatttcattattttgagactaatttagaattttgaaataaatacaataaataaataaaatgatggatgcaagtcaacacatgcatctgcaggctccatgacaaaaaaaaaaatggatttagctagggttatagatattagagcgcttattacacatattaattttgatttttcaaatttgaaaaaagtaccattaggaccttattttttaagttttgggattctctgacaattgcttcatgttgcaggcattaaggggttaaaaatagtccgggggaatgatgtgccatgaaactgcaatggcagcatatggACAGATTGTTTTATCAAACCCAACAGTTAATTTGGCctaaaacacagcagtttattttaaagagcggTGGAATAACTAGCTgcttttttcagccttgtgtgtGCTTTCCGTCATATTTATAAATACACAGTATGTACGTCTTGACACTGTTTGTGTTCAAttatcggttcaagctcagttgttgaagcttttgaaagcttaggtttaaagaaattttaaatatccatcttgcctcctcaggtgtagttttggctaagcaaaacaaagtaccgtctctaaggtgcaacTCACATCATCTGTTTGGAAAATAATCTTGTCCCATTAtaaaatactttgtaggattcttgttcatttcattaatttttgttgtttgttccaTTGCTTTAAAacctttatagacaacattttaacggctcaGTCTTTAATTTaaaagggaagttcagaatttttttatattaatcttaatactcgagttagcgggggtttaatttgtCGGtgcagttgatttcaacaaattatgtgccgttagtcagttatttgttcatttcagtgctccggagtcgcCAAGACAGTACGAGTCAATGGTACCTGCTtaccatgccaataaaaaaaaaaaataataaggtcCAACatggtcaaataaattcaaaatgcagatcattgttcaagATATCCATTCGGCCAAAatgatgtcacaccaaactgctgtacagtgatcccttgctacttcgcactgcaaactttgcgcccttagTCCATCgcaaatttgttttttgtttttttcaaacaaaaaagaaaaatccaaccttcaataaaagtgcatttattcagtggggaaaaatcccacataaagaaataattatttgacatcaaataatgtgtgtcacaattattagcacccctggtgttaatactttgtacaacccacttttgccaacaaaacagcacctaatcttcttctataatgtttcacaagataggaaaagacagaaagagggatcttcagcagaatctttgcagaatctctctaaatcatccagagacctgggtcctctcctctgtactctcctcttcagctcacccagcaacagattttgatttaaaatgtcctggtatttcaaagcattcatgatgccatgcaccctaacaaggttcccagagcctttggaagcgaaacagccccacagcatcactgacccacccccatac
The DNA window shown above is from Corythoichthys intestinalis isolate RoL2023-P3 unplaced genomic scaffold, ASM3026506v1 HiC_scaffold_28, whole genome shotgun sequence and carries:
- the LOC130911333 gene encoding SREBP regulating gene protein, with the protein product MMVLRRLLRKRWVLGVVFGLSLIYFLTSTLKHEERTIGDRALLEVRDSEHRIPWKVRFNLGNSSRQMGRCRNSIQGKTLLTDELGYVCERKDLLVNSCCNVNAPRTRQHVCKSCLASGCCSVYEYCVSCCLRPDKQALLERFLNRAAEGFQNLFTAVEDVFELCLAKCRTSSQSVQHENTYRNPQAKYCYGESPPELFPI